The genomic stretch ACGCCGGCAAAAGTGCTCAAATCTTGCGTCACCGTCATCGACACCTGAGCGCCGAACCCGATGAACACCCCGGCCATCAGGCCAAGCACTACGAGAACGCTGGTCGCCATCGAGGCCTTCTTCTCCCCGGCGTTCGAGACGACCTGGGCGATCTCGGCAGGAGAACGTACCGCCATGCTACCCACCTCACTCATATCATATAAGGTTGACCCCTGTCGCCTGAATTCCCACCCTCGTCTCCAGCTCTCCGAGCCCCCGTGGCCCCGTAACCCATAACCGGTGAATTGGTCTAGACCTATAAGAAGAAACACTAAACTGGTCTAGACCTGTAAGAGATCTCTGTCGCCGGGGAAGAAGAGTCCTGCTTCGCGAATATAGCTCTCGACCGAATCGGAACCGTGGATGACATTGCGAGGCAACTCCCCGCCGAAATCCCCGCGTATTGTCCCAGCGGCGGCATCAACCGGGTTTGTTGCGCCGATGAGGTTTCGCGCGATCTTGATGGCATTTTCCCTTTCCAGCACCGCCACGACCGCCGGCCCCTCTGTTATCGCCTCGAGGAGCCCATCAAAGAAGGGCTTCCCCGCCAGGTGCGCATAGTGTC from Bacillota bacterium encodes the following:
- the ndk gene encoding nucleoside-diphosphate kinase — translated: MERTLIIVKPDGVARGLVGTVLERFERRSFKILRLEMRQIERALAERHYAHLAGKPFFDGLLEAITEGPAVVAVLERENAIKIARNLIGATNPVDAAAGTIRGDFGGELPRNVIHGSDSVESYIREAGLFFPGDRDLLQV